In the Glycine max cultivar Williams 82 chromosome 19, Glycine_max_v4.0, whole genome shotgun sequence genome, gacaacacaaaaatatttgtttgtttaattCAAAGATTAATGAACTGATCAAATATCCAAAAACTTGTAACTCACTAACCCTCATATAACTTTTTATCCAATgtctaacaaaagtaaaaatataatattatcctTATTTTCTGATTTTTCATTATCtcacaccttttttctttttccatatgTGTCTCTTTCTCTAAATCTCTATCTCCAAACGTCTGTACCTTGATTGCCACCGAAGGCCGTATGGATTGATGTTGTTCCCTTTTAACTCAttgtttcttttcattgttaatttgttcagatcgtcatctttctccttctcacaATATTTTTCCCCTTTTGGTCAACTCTAGCATGGTCGTGTTGTGCTATTGTGTCGTTGTTGCCATTGCTGTGACCTTACGGTGGCCTGGTGCCACCAAGCCTAGTGGCGTCAGGGGCCTCTCCTTTGTTGCATCGTCAAAGTGTTGCTAATGCACCTAAGattttatagtaaaatttatattattttgtctaATACATAAATACATCAAAcaagatataatatataattacttaGTATTGTGCATTGACCATCAAACAATGTACATATAGTACAAAAAGTTGTTATGTGACTCAATTACAAAAAGTtgtttatcttatcttttttacaaatcaaacacatcctaaaagtttatttgtttggttgaaaaagaatgataaaaaagaagaaaatgaacaataaaatgagaaaaactatatttttaaattctattttaatttaaaacttctttctcaatttatttttgttctttttttttgaaggaggggatatagttttttattttatttcaatttttattcattttttcgtGCTAGTTGAtgtagtttcttttttttttattcttgtggttttaataaaaatttctatCAGGGGCTGTAAGCTCTCCCCtgttcaacaaaaaaaacatatatacatacgaactttttaatatcaagtttataaaattaaaattaaaagtatttatataaTCAAACCAAAAATTAAGTATgagttaatttatttgttaaaatatataaatttaatcaagTTTTCAGCGAGTTGAGTTTCCGAATCTCAACTGATCCACGTTCTTAGTTTAGACAAAATATAAATCCAATACATGATTATTACAATATTTTCAAATCTGATGATATATTGATATTACTGTCAATCGCCATGATcataagtgcatattaaattttacattattcaaatatttataacttaTGTAATCTAGTTAATATTCAATAtccacatttttattattaaagaatcacaatattatatacttaaaatggaatgttaatatacaactaaacaaaatatcgattaattttaaaattccatAAACTTAATATATCCCataaaatctttaaatttaacaattaaattaacaaaagtCAATGTTTATTTAAACAATCAAACATTGCGTtccggttttttttttaatatataagaattcaaaataagtataaaaaaaacttataataactCAATCATTATATTCAACCAATTGAATTATACATCTTTAATAATATTCCAGTATTATAATACTTAACTCTTTGAATATGTTAAGCCCTGCCttatattcttatattattttttatggtcgAAGAGGGCACTTGatataggataaaaaaaattcatagtgttatatcaattttatttaatgaaacaaGACTTGATCGTTGTTATTTGCGATCAAGGAGGAGAACTATCATAAGTTTTAATAATCCTGAACCTCCTCCCATTGTCCAGTAACAAAGGTGCTACTAAATTAACAATCAATTGTTGACgtcattttcattttgaacgATAATATTGAATGACTTCatcatatatttgatttatattttaacactaaaaagaaacaaacatatAAAACACAAATTAAGAGAAGCACTGTAGTGTTAAAAAACTATTATGTTTCTTTTGTCAATAGATACCTTATTTTGTCAAGGAATACCATTTATGGATCGAAAACAATAGGAATGATTAATTAACCACAAGGTGGTCCTGCCAATGTGACTTGTGGCTTGAATCCTGACCAGTTGGCTACCTCTATTCCACAATTTTTGGCATCTAGAAACCGTTGACCACAAAAGAAATCAGATTTTGAgcggaacaaaaagaaagaaaatttgggtATATTCTATTATATAAAGATGCTGAAATGGAAAGTTAATTAGGGGCTACTAAGTACTAATTAACTACTAAGGGACTGTTATAACAAGGAAGTAAATACACAGTGTACTATTTCTTaatcatatcttttaaaaaattatgtgcattaatcttaaaaatttcTCCCTCCCTCCGttctaaaataatgataatggtctttttagtttttttttttcaaaataattatccttctaatttttttaaactatttttttcagcAATACccttaaacataattaaaaagatcaattaatatttgcattgaataaaaatatttatcataaaaataggTTAAGTTAGTGGATAGTAGAGTAGTCAGACATTGACAGTTAATtagataattaatgaaaaaaataattaaaaaaattgaaaatactaTCTAAGAAAaggcttaattatatttttaatagttagaatatattattttcaatttactatttaatttttttttattttacatgacatttttaaatttttgtttttgatatcTAACGTTAATCTCGAGATAGATTAACATAGTGTCATATTACAATATGACGGACTGAGTtaagataacaaaatatatcaaaattaaaaatatcgtatattaaaaaaaagaaaaaaaaaattaggtaataaacttaaaataaaaaaaacgacAACTTTACGGTGTGATTGAAAACATGGCTGAATGGGAGGCAAGTAAGCAACAATCCAGAAAAAGGTTCATTTACACCTTCCCCTTCTCCAAGAAAACGCACCTTCACTCTCTCTATAAATACCAAATCCAACCGAACAACTTGCTCtaagaaacaaaacatagaTACTCATCATCAGGGTCTCTCTGTTTCGGAGCCAAAccaaaaacacacacacttgTTCTTCTATGGCTGGCCTTCAACAATACAACTTCTTCCCCACCGATCTCTTGTACCCTCGTCCACAACCACAACAAGCTTCTCCTAAGCCCACTGTGCTTCCCCTCCAAACCCCTAATGTTCAAGATCACACTCAGCCTCAACAACCACCTAGGACCAATGCCACCCCTTCTACCTCTGCTGTTCTTTCTAGCCAAAAGGGTCATTCTATTGCTGCCGTTGACAACAAGCTCTCCAAATTCTCATCAGACCCACTTTCTTGCTTGCTTTGGATCACTGATGATGAAGATTTTTGAATTCTCCCCCAGAGTGGTCTGGTCCATCAATCATACTACGTGCTTCGGTTAAAGACCAAAGGAATAAGATTAAGTCATCATTTCATGTTTAGGAGTTAGGACactgtaaattattatttatgggACTTACCCCTCTTCTTTTTTATACCCTTTCTTTACTTTTAAGCCTTTGATCAATTCtcttctttcactttttttttcatggtttTCATGAACAGCTTGAGTTAGTTTACACTACTATAGAACCTGAATGGTCCTACTCAtacaaagatgaaaatcaataaAGCTGAAGCTTGTGTCATGTGTTTTTTCATTTCTCTGCCTCCTTTTAAATTTTCTCCATTTTTCAATTCTCCTCTGCCGAACGAGACTTCAAGGATTTTATTACTGGACTTGGTGAATAATAGAATTGGGTTTTGCGTAACGTGAAAGATAATGAAGTTCCCATCAACAAAATCGAAGCTTGTGAAATTGTTCAATTCTATGCTTGCTTGGAAGTCTAAATTATGTTTCATTACAATTTACATGTTTGTTTACTTAgaccaaagaaaatgaaaatcatgCGAGCAACTCTTGAAAACTAGGTACAATGAATGTGTCAAAGTCTATTAGTCAACTCATTGtgtagaattaattttaaaagataaaagccAATATCGGTTTACTTCAGCCATCTTGGTTCAAAAAAATGTACAACACATCAAATCATAATATTCAACTCTTGCAACATTTGAACAGCGACCTATGGGGAAAGAAAACACAGAGAAAGaaggaacaaaacaaaaatcaaaatgtgaCAACATGCCGAACCTCACGGCGTAATTCATACGCAGAGGGCAACTTCTGGAACAAAATGCGTATATACCACGAATATGCCTCCATGAGCCTAATAATTTCTATACCTACATAGTAACTAAATTGATTATGCATGTGTTTCACTGTTACCTGAACCTCAAACCAACCAATATTATTGTCCTTTTGTGGAGTAAAACGAATTTGTAAAGGCCTTTACATGAGATTCTTTTCTAGCAAAAGAAATCAGCATCCAAGTATAATGTACCGTAATACTCCTATATATAGAATATGCTTCTTTGCTAAATAAAGAACATGGCTTACTAGAAGACAATATAATCTAGTTGGCTTATCAAAACTTAAAGTATGATTTTTTTCCCCCCACTAATTTATTGATCAAAgcttgttgtaaaaaaaaaacgaatcATTTTTTCTATAGAGATAGAATTCAtacaataaattatgtttttaatatatatactattttgcATAAAGTAGACAATAGTATCAGAATTTAATTAAACTCATCTAATgctaataattttatactatatatatgaaaattaagtcatagtattacataaattttataatctttAGCCGACCAATAGGTCAACGGCTAATTAGAACCAGTCATATATGCTAGTAATGCTTAGAGAAAAGATTATCTTGAGTATATATGTAGCTAGGTGTGCCTGAGTATTAATTGATTAATGTTACTAAAGTAGGAAGAAGAATTTTGCAGTCAATAATCATCTTAACAAACTCAATCCAAATTAATCAATCACTTGTCCAAAGTGCGATCCTTGCAAAAATGAACGAGGACcataa is a window encoding:
- the LOC100818212 gene encoding uncharacterized protein LOC100818212; the protein is MAGLQQYNFFPTDLLYPRPQPQQASPKPTVLPLQTPNVQDHTQPQQPPRTNATPSTSAVLSSQKGHSIAAVDNKLSKFSSDPLSCLLWITDDEDF